The Mucilaginibacter rubeus genomic interval AGCACTGACAACCCGGACAGGATTTTGCACCTGATTTTACAGGCCTTTGATCATTATCCCGTTGCTGATGAACAACAGGTGTATACCAACAACCTCGCTATTATTTCAACATGTTTATAATTGGTAATCTGTACATCGTTTTGCTAACGGTACGTTTTGTTACAATAGCTTCAGTCAGGCTGTAACAACAGAAGTAAAAGTATCTTTCGTGACTGCGGCGGTAGCGCAATATTTATCTTAATCTTACAACATTTGTTTAACCGCCTCTATCCAATTAAGGCGTTTAACAAGTTGTACTTGCTGTAAAAACATAAAATAATGCGGTCTTTATTAAACATAAATAATTGATTATTAAATATTTATAAAAAAATCAAAGCAGGTAAAATTTGTATATAAGAAAAAATCAGAAGCTAAAACCTGCTTTCCGCAATCGATTGTAATTAATTTTTTATGGAGGAGATTTTCATTGTTATCTACATGATAAAATTTAGGAATTAAACAACAAGGACAGCCTCGCGCTGTCCTTATAACCAATTTCTAAAAAATAGAGAAGAAAAGAAAAGTCTTACAGCGATGATATAGTGCTTAACATACTGTTAAGTCTCTTCACTAAATCTTTCGCATTTTAAGTTTGATAAGGCGTTTTCCCAGCATTCGCATAAAGTTGGTCTGCCATACTTAATCAAAAGTATTAAGTGACATAAACTTAAAATGACACACATGTTGAAAAAGCTAACAATTTGGTTTACTACAACTATCCGAGCCCCCCAAGCCAGCACTCTCACCGGCCTAAACAACTGTTATAACACTTTCAACAATTGTTGTAATAGCATAATAGCCTGTCCTACTATTTTTACTGTTTAACCAGATTGCTTTTCCCAAGCAATAAAAGCCTTAAAATCATAAAATGAACTTAAAAGTCCTCTCTTCAGCCCTGTTCCTGATCATGGTATTATTTGCCAATACCATATCGGCCCAAAACAAAAAGTTCTATATTTTTTTGTGCTTCGGCCAATCAAACATGGAAGGTAACGCGCACATACAACCACAGGATACCACCGTTAATCCACGTTTACAGGTATTGGAAACAGTTGATTGCCCCAACCTAAAACGGGTTAAGGGCAACTGGTACACAGCTGTACCGCCATTGGCACGCTGCAACACCGGCCTCACCCCTGCCGACTACTTTGGCCGCACCTTAATAGCCAATCTGCCTCAGGATCTAACGGTTGGCATCGTGAATGTATCGGTAGCCGGCTGTAAGATTGAATTGTTTCAGAAAGACAGTTGTAAAGATTATGCGGCTACAGCACCCGCCTGGATGCTGAACATGATCAATGAGTACGGGGGCGATCCTTACGGGCACTTGGTAGCAATGGCTAAACTGGCGCAAAAGAACGGTGTAATTAAAGGGATATTGCTACACCAGGGCGAATCAAACCCAAATGATACCCTCTGGACGCAAAAAGTTAAAGGCATCTATAACATGATGTTAAAGGATCTCCATCTGAAAGCAAGGAAAGTCCCGTTATTGGCAGGCGAATTGGTTAGCGAAGATCAGGGAGGCAAATGCGCGGCCATGAACCACATAATTGATCAGCTTCCGGATGTTATTCCCAATGCATATGTGATCAACTCAGCCGGATGTCCCGCGGCACCCGATAAACTGCATTTTACCGCCGAAGGCTACCGGATGTTAGGCACACGATATGGATTGACAATGCTCGGTCTGCTCGGTTACAAATCATCCGCTACGGCACCTGTTCAAACAAACTCAAACACCGGTAGGTAATGTTATTTAACAGCCATAGAGGCCGTTGCTTAAGCTACGCTTTTAACGTTTACCTTTTTTACCCGGTATTCGGAAGGTAAAATATTATATTTTGCCTTGAAAGATTTGGTAAAATAATGCGGCGTTGAGAAACCAATGGAATAAGCAATCTCGGCAATAGTCAAATCGGTTTTTTCCAGTAGTATAGTAGCCTTGTCCAGCTTTATCGAGCGGATGAATTCTACCGGCGGCTCACCGGTGAGTTCGGTGATCTTACTGTAAAATGATCCCCGGCTCATGCTAAAATGATGGCTAATCTCTTCGACAGAGAATTTAGGGTTATTTATATTTTCTTCAATGTACACTACCACATCCTTAATAAACCGCTCTGATGAGGATTCTATCTCCATATCTGCGGGGATAACCTTAATCTTTTTCTGATAGGTTTCTTTAAGCGACTTATTTAGATGCAACAGATTTTTAATCTTGATATTCAGGATATCAAAGTTAAAAGGCTTGGTGAGGTAATCGTTTACGCCGAGCTCCAACCCTGCAAGTTGTTCTTTTTGACTTGTCATTGCCGTTAACAAAATGATAGGTATATGGCTGGTTCGCTTATCCGAGCGTAGTTTACAGCTTAACTGTATCCCATCCATGTAAGGCATACTGATGTCACTTACTATCAAATCGGGATGCACGGCGAGCGCTTTGTGCCATCCGTCTCGACCATTGACCGCCTCTGATACCTTGTAATTAGCGCCCAGGTTTTCGGTCAGGTAATGCCGCATTTCATCATTATCTTCAACAACCAATACGTGCAGCCGGTTAGTATTCGCTGCAGACGCAGGCTGTGGTTTGATCTCCCTATCCTCATCAATAATTTCGGCAACTGTTTTGGGTGCATTTTGGTTGGATATTGCAGTCTGTGATAAATTAATTATCGGCAATGCGATAGTTAATGAAAATACAGAGCCTTTACCCGGCTCACTTTCTACGCTGATTTCGCCGCCATGCAGTTGTACAAGTTCACGGGTGATGGATAAGCCAATTCCGCTACCCTGGTTAAGGATAGCAGGCTGAGCATCGGCCTGGTAAAATCTGTCAAAAACGTGCTTCGCCTGTTCGGGCGCTATACCAGTTCCTGTATCCGCAACCGAGATATTAAGCAGGTATGAGTTGCCATCCGCCGAAACAACCGGCGCAGTAACTTCTACAGTAATCTGCCCGCCCGGCATGGTAAATTTAAAAGCATTGGATAAAAGGTTAAATAATATCCGCTCCACCTTGTCATGATCAAACTTTGCGAACAAACGTTCGTCTGTTGTTTTAAAAATGGTATTGATTTTTTTTCTGTTAGCGAGATCATAAAACGAATCGGCAACATCGCGCACAAAGGATATAAATTCCCCCTCAATCAAATTCAGTTTAAGCTCGTTGTCTTCAAGTTTTCTGAAATCGAGCAATTGGT includes:
- a CDS encoding sialate O-acetylesterase, with the protein product MNLKVLSSALFLIMVLFANTISAQNKKFYIFLCFGQSNMEGNAHIQPQDTTVNPRLQVLETVDCPNLKRVKGNWYTAVPPLARCNTGLTPADYFGRTLIANLPQDLTVGIVNVSVAGCKIELFQKDSCKDYAATAPAWMLNMINEYGGDPYGHLVAMAKLAQKNGVIKGILLHQGESNPNDTLWTQKVKGIYNMMLKDLHLKARKVPLLAGELVSEDQGGKCAAMNHIIDQLPDVIPNAYVINSAGCPAAPDKLHFTAEGYRMLGTRYGLTMLGLLGYKSSATAPVQTNSNTGR